GCATTGCCGATCGGCGTTGCGTAAGTGCCGCTGGGGCCGGCCACGGGGCTGATGCAGCCGGCGAGGGCCAGCGCACCAAAGGACATGGCGATGCCGCGCAGGGCGGAACGGGTGTTGGTCGGGGATTTAATCAAGATCGAGCGTGCCATTGAGGATAACGGCCTCCTGATCGCCATTGTTTATCTGGGTAGAGTTGACGATCACTGTATTGTTGTTGCCATTCGTCACGACGTTCAGCTGGTTGCCGATGGCTGCTGCCGAGCCATTGACGTACCCGACGCCCGACCCTTCGCCTGCCACGCCCGCAGTGTTGCTGTACTGCGAGTACTGGTTGACGAGGACACGGTTGCCGTTCACATCACGATTGGACGGGTTGAAGGCGCGATTTTCTTCACCAGGGTTCATGCCAAAAGGCGTGTTCATGGTCAGGCCTTCTTCCCACGGCTCGTTGGCCGCGAGCGCCGCACCAGCCGTCAGGCTGAGAGCGGAAAGGCCCAGGGCCAGAGCGCAGCCGGCAACGAGCGCGGCCAGTTCGGCCTGCGTGCGTGTCCGGTTCTTTTTCTGCGTC
The sequence above is drawn from the Pyruvatibacter mobilis genome and encodes:
- the hfaA gene encoding holdfast anchoring protein HfaA, encoding MLGTTQKKNRTRTQAELAALVAGCALALGLSALSLTAGAALAANEPWEEGLTMNTPFGMNPGEENRAFNPSNRDVNGNRVLVNQYSQYSNTAGVAGEGSGVGYVNGSAAAIGNQLNVVTNGNNNTVIVNSTQINNGDQEAVILNGTLDLD